One part of the Candidatus Omnitrophota bacterium genome encodes these proteins:
- a CDS encoding methyltransferase domain-containing protein has product METTSNHALLMDRIYRFQRYIYDLTRKYYLLGRDRLIRQMRIEPGERILEIGCGTARNLILMARRHPQVRFYGLDASKEMLITAEAKVKRAGLEDRIALRQCLAEELDAKKTFDLDAPFDGIFFSYSLSMIPAWKEALQTAFEQLQPDGKLAIVDFCDQQDLPRWFRKILAAWLFWFHVRRDPALLNFLPILSNREQAKLQIEYLYKRYAFMATITKQN; this is encoded by the coding sequence ATGGAAACGACGTCCAACCATGCGCTTCTCATGGATCGCATCTATCGTTTTCAACGGTATATCTACGATTTAACCCGTAAATACTACCTGTTGGGTCGAGACCGGTTGATCCGCCAGATGCGGATCGAGCCTGGAGAACGAATATTGGAAATCGGCTGCGGAACGGCCCGCAACCTGATTTTGATGGCTCGCCGCCATCCTCAGGTTCGTTTTTACGGTTTGGATGCTTCCAAGGAAATGCTCATCACGGCGGAAGCGAAGGTGAAACGCGCCGGGCTGGAAGATCGAATCGCATTGCGCCAATGCTTGGCGGAAGAACTGGACGCCAAAAAAACCTTCGATCTGGACGCCCCCTTCGATGGAATCTTCTTTTCGTATTCCCTCTCCATGATCCCCGCTTGGAAAGAAGCGCTGCAAACGGCCTTCGAACAACTGCAACCGGATGGAAAACTCGCCATCGTCGATTTCTGCGACCAGCAAGACCTCCCGCGTTGGTTTCGCAAGATTCTCGCCGCTTGGTTGTTTTGGTTTCACGTCCGGCGCGATCCCGCACTGTTAAATTTCCTGCCGATCCTTTCCAACCGCGAACAGGCGAAGCTGCAAATCGAATACCTTTACAAACGCTACGCTTTTATGGCTACTATTACAAAGCAGAATTGA